The Primulina huaijiensis isolate GDHJ02 chromosome 6, ASM1229523v2, whole genome shotgun sequence genomic sequence TGTTTCCAAAGGTTTTGTGTGGTAAGTGAAAACATCaataatgataaatattttcttttataattttttttatgagaacTTTTCAAGTATGACAAAAACCATTTTTATATTATGAGAATAAATGAACAGAATCGAGTCGAATATGACAAAAATTCGAAAGCTCGAATTTAATTCGAAATCAAGCTCGAATTCGAGTATATATGACTCGAAAGGTTCGAATATGTTTACTAACTATTCGAATTATTGCTCGAAAATAAGTACTCGAaatgtttgaaatttatttatttaatatgtaattatattatatcGATAAAATATTAAGGACCTCGGGAGGTTTGTGAACtattgaacaaaataatttaagcTCGAGTTTGGATCGAAAAAGttcgaacatgttcgaattcttttttttttagaaatttgctCAAATTCAGTTCGAATTAAAACTCGAGTTCGAGTTCGGCTTGAAAGATTCGAGCATGTTCACGAACTATTCGAACTATTGCTCGAAAATAAGTACTCGAAAggttcaaaatttatttatttaatatataatttatattatattaaaaaNNNNNNNNNNNNNNNNNNNNNNNNNNNNNNNNNNNNNNNNNNNNNNNNNNNNNNNNNNNNNNNNNNNNNNNNNNNNNNNNNNNNNNNNNNNNNNNNNNNNTGTACTTGACTGGATGCAACGAGTAAGAATTGCTGTTGATGCTGCAAGGGGACTGGCATATTTGCATGAGAAAGCACATCCTTCAATAATTCATAGAGATATCAGATCCAGCAATGTGCTTCTGTTCGAAGACTACAAAGCCAAGATTGCAGATTTTAACCTTTCAAATCAGGCTCCTGACATGGCTGCTCGCCTTCATTCTACTAGAGTTCTTGGAACCTTTGGCTACCATGCACCAGAGTAATCTTTCCTCACTCATTTTCTATCATTTGGTGATTCTTGCATGTAGGCACGTATTAACTAACATACATGTCTTGAAATCCAATGATACTGATGGACCGTCATGCTTAAACTATCGATTCTATGTGGTTGCACTAGAAAAACTTCAATTGGACAGTTGGCTTCATTTGGTCTATCACTCTATTGACAATGTCCTCGTTATTTTATGTGATGCCCTTTGCTCGTTGTCATTTTCAAACTAATCCGAACAATTGTTCTAGCAATGGACATTTGTTTGATTTGTAAGCTCTTGAGGCCTAATGCACAACAGCTGTATCTTAAAAAAACTAGTACCAGCTGCTTATAGTTGATGGTATCAGAAGCACCAGGTGTAACGATGCATGCTAAGCTGTCAACTGAAATATTCTAGTTATGTTCATATAGAGGCTAAAATTGATGGTGATGTGTaagaactaagaacttgttgcttttcttgtaaaaactcctGAACAATTCCGGTTCTGTTTTTGAAGACTTCAATCCACTTGAATCAATCAACCTCTTCATCTCATAGATCACCGAGGATATTAGTTCATTTGAGGGAATATAATTTAATGGTTTTTTCTTGAACCTTTTGAAGATATGCAATGACAGGGCAGTTGACTCAAAAGAGCGACGTATATAGTTTTGGTGTTGTTCTGCTAGAGCTTCTGACTGGAAGGAAGCCGGTTGACCACACGATGCCTCGTGGACAGCAGAGTCTTGTTACTTGGGTGATTCCTCTAACCTTATTCTGTTCTCCCCGTCCCAAGTTTCTGATGTAATTGTACacttttaaaatgtattttcttttacttttaGGCCACTCCAAGATTGAGCGAAGACAAAGTGAAACAATGTGTTGATCCAAAACTCAAGGGCGAATATCCTCCAAAAGGAGTTGCTAAGGTGCCCCCTCCCCCCTCCCTTCTTGTATGTTTTGTCagttaaacaaataaaaaaagaaatgcaGAAATTAAAGtatcatgattttttttggCCATCCAGCTTGCCGCTGTGGCAGCATTATGTGTGCAGTATGAAGCTGAGTTTCGACCAAATATGAGCATTGTTGTGAAGGCTATGCAGCCAATGTTGAAGTCGCCTGCCCCTGCTCCGGAGATTTAGTAGTGCTGCTTTTGTTGTGTTTGAATTATTGTGAATTTTGCACAGAGCTGTTGGTATGAAAGTTCTTGAAAATTATGAGTTCGTTATTTGCCTGGATTTGACACATTAAGTGATTTGGTTGGGTTTGTTTAGTGCTGTGGTCTGCCGGTATTGCATTATGGCCGTGATGTCTTATATATCCTCGACGGAATGTGGAATTGGATGTTCTCCCGAGACTAAAGATTCTGCTTTTGCTTTCAGATTTTAAATACTGACACactgtatttattattatttgcctATTGAATTCTTTTTCCTCTCTGAATGATTCCATTTGGTGTGACCGCAAATTATGGTCTAGAAATGTAATGTATGATTATAAATtgatattatgttttatatgatttttgtaaattaagaatttatttttggacTAAAGTAcccttcaaatatattaaaaaaattaccacCCTAATTTATCTTCCCTCGTCTGCTAATCTACCGAACGAAACAGCAGCAGCTCCCAAAAAAACTGCATCGGCTCCCTGAAAAGTTGGGGCAGATATTCTAAACTTTAACCTCCTACTTAGAGATATAAAAGATCCAAACTAAACTAAACTTTATCAGGCTTGAACTTAGTTCGTTTAAGATTGTTTGAGGCTCGAGCTCTtattatcaggctcgagcttgttaaaaattaaatatatctatgataattttaaatcatacataaGATGACCTAGCTCTATCGGTTGTTCTCCTCGATGAGTCGGGATCCTCatataaattcattcataaataaccaaaacgacaaaaataacaactaaaaaaaacataaactcaTTATATTATTGAGcatcccaaaataatatatctAGTATCCAAATAACAAATATTCGTCATACACCGATATCATCATATAAATAACATTGCAATAATTTCACTCCTTTAATACTTCAATTCCTTCCATTGACAttaatactaatatttttatttgtcaactcaacaaatgagccaaGTTTGAGCTGACGAGTCACCTAAACGAGTTGAGCTCGAGCTTACAAACCACCCAAAAAAGCGAGCTCGAGCTtgcgagcctattatcgaacatgttttTAAGCTTATGAGCCGAATATCCTTAAGTTTGAGCttgttttgattaatttttcgaGCTCGAAATTGAGCTTGAAATAGATTTGATATGATCAACAAAaaaactcaaacgagctttttatcgaaTCGAACTCCGTATAACTTGCAAACAATTTGGTTCATTTACGTCCCAGCCCCCACTCCTGTTGATCAGTGACTATTCCGGTTTCTGATGTTTCCGTACTTGTGAAACGAAACGTCGacgttgagttttttttttttgggctaagGTAAAGGCTAGAATTGGAATTAAGATGTTTGGATATCGGATTGACTGGATTTACTAAAAAAACCTACCGAACTCTCGTACAGTTTCCGTGGTGAATGCCTGCCTGCCAGCCTGCCAGCCTGCCTGTCGAATAGAGGAGATTTTCTGTAACaccaaattaaattaggctGTCTCTTCTCTGACGCTGATGGCAGAAGTAAGCAAGCTGAATACCGTGTCTGAGATTGGTGTTTCAGAAATTCAAGAACCGATTGAAGAAGATGCTGGGTTGATTGGACCTCCTCCCCTTATTATAAGTGGTAAATTCGGTGACGATGATACAGAGGAGAATATCCTGGAAACAGAGAAGAAAAGGGGGAAGAAGCCACGAGCGAAGCATAGGAAGAACAAGGACACAATTAACGGTATTATGACCTTTGAAAAGAAAGAGAAGAAGGGACTTGTCTATTCCAGGATGGAGATGGAAGCACTGAGGTTTGAGGATTTGCACGGCCAAAAGAAGAAGTGGCTTGAGGTTTATTGTGGGCTCTGTCCATCGGTGGCTCTGGAGTACGATGATCTGGTTAATTCTGATAACAATCTCGAGCCTGCCATTTACTTTGATTTCGATCCTCGGCCACAGTTCCAAATGGCTCCTACTCCCCCTGCGTCTATGGGTATGCTGCTCTACGCTCAAGTGAGCTTGTTGTGGCTTCTATTGCTTGCATGGGTAGTTGAATGGGGAAGGGAGAAGAGGCTACGCGGTCGTTCTTATTAATTTTGGGGGCGAAGTTGGAGTTTTTTTCTTGTGTTgtgcataaaaaattaattttggggGCGTAGTTGGATTGGACTTTTGACGAGTTGTTAATTGAACATTCCTTAGTTACAGTATATTCAGTTTGACTTCCTTGAAAGTATTTCGTAACTCAAGAGGTCCTTGATGACTTCAATTGTGGAACTGAACAAAATAAGTGACGGTACACAGGATTGGTTTGAGTGCTGATTAGTTGTTGCATTAATGAATTGGCGTTTGGTGGTGACAATGAACACCGTGGAAGATtactgttattttaaaatgatcaatctttcttcatttcttcttAACGTCGTGAAAATTCGATGAAGTTTCTtgaaatctttatttgtttcaGGTGAAAACTGCTGCCATCCTCCAGAAAATAGCAGTGAACGTTTTGATCTTTTAAACCCTACATACCGTCCCCCTGTCAATGATGAAATAAGCTGCTCAGGTGCAGAAGAAGAGTACAGCCCTGATTATACTAGTGATGAAGATTACAGTAGCATTCAGAAGCCTGCCTTTTTGGTAACGGGAGAACCTGATTTTGATTCTGGCCCTCCACAAGATGGACTGGAATACCTTAGGCGTGTAAGGTGTGATTTTTAActcttataatttttatttgatcttATATTTTGAGGGATTTTAGGTGTCTGCTATGGAAGGTCATAGTTGCTTGGAGTGGTCTTGTCGTAGGGGTGCATATATGTCTTTTCTGACATAACCCTCTCTATGATGATTTGTACATTTCTTGTTCGTGAAAATGTTGCCAAAGGTAACATGCATGCCACATGATTTATCAAGCAAATTTTGGTCGGAGATGGAGAAAAATTTTGTCATTGGCAAAATTTGTATTGAACTAAAACCCAAGTGAATCAATGAGTAATATAGgaaataaagtgatgaaaacCCCACAGTGCAAGGACCATACCATTAATTTACCCAAATTAGACTACTATCGGAAATGTAGGTTACTCTTACTTAGACCTAGCTAGCCTAACATTACCTGGGAACACAAAAGACTTGAAAATGGTTCTTAattgcataaataattattgattatATCCAAAAAAAAGACTTGACCCATTTAATGAACTGACAAATGCCAGTGAAGCATCAAAGTTCTGGGATCAAACTCATGAGGTGCCTTTTCATTTAGGTGGGAAGCTTCGCAAATTCCGGACGTGGCGATTGCCAAGATTGAAAAAAGTGAACTTGGAAAAGAACAGACTATATATATTCCGCAAATTCCTGAAATTATAGATTGTCCAGAGAATTTCTTGCCACTCAAACAGTGGGAAGACTGCTTCCTTGCTTATTTTTCCGAACTTAGACTGGTATATTTCATTTGTCCCTTTATCTTGTCTCCGCCTAGGTTTGTACATTTTTACATTTGTTCTATGAGAATCAGATGTGAATGACTCCTGTGCATTGGTTTCTTCATCTCTTGAACTCATGCAAGATATTACTTATAGTACTGCTCAAACTTGAAATAGCATTTCACTTTTAAGTTTGCACCTCCGTTGGAGTGTCTTGGCAAATTGAAAGAGACAATACTTGAACGactgaaatttgaatttgaagttGTAAGTCTTACAGACCTGCAGTAATCAGTTAGAAATCTGCAAGAGCGCTTGtatgattattaaaattattaaaagtaatatatttagtATTCGTTTACTTTTTTCATTATTGCACAATAATTTCTCTTGATAATTTCTTTAGGCTACTTATTTTGGGAAAAGGACAGTAGAAGTTTCACATTTACAGATAAATATGAAAGATAAACAGAGAACTTAATAAAACTGATTTGTTGTTCCACTTGAACTAGTTAAACCGAATACACATGACTTACATCATAGTTTCAGTGCCAAGTTGGCAACTGTGACAGCCAACTGCAATTTTGTAGAATCAGGCATAGCATTTGGCTCGTAAAGAAGTTAGCTCAGAGTTAGCTCATACTTCTCTCTTTTGACCTCCCAAAAATTTATATACGTATGCAGAAATTTCTGCAATGCCATCTCCGATTGTTTTGTTCAGTGTTCTAGTACTGGAGCCATACTTCAGCTCCTGAAACAAAACAGAAAAAACCCTCACCGAAATATTGAGCTGTCTTCCACACCAAGCTTTCTGTGAAACTCGTATATGTCATTGACCTGAATCAGTTTATTCCCTTCCTGCAGGGTTTTTCACAGCTCGACCTTCAGGGATCTAATGCAGAAAATTCTATTGAATTTCAGTCGgttatatttgaatatttcaaCAGTTTCTTATCTGGATATGATTCCTGCCCATCTGAAGCTTCTTCCTCCCCACATACACTGGAAGAACCCAGTACAACAAGTGACAGTCTTGCCTTATCTTCAATTTTAGAAATGGACTCAGCAGCTCGAACATCAAagttaaaaaaacatataagttTAATCGAGAACATAAGCACATTATCTCGCGAAGATTGTTTATGGCTCTTTGCTCTTTGTGTCGCTGTTGATAGTCCTCTTGATGCTGACACAAGCGCATCTCTTCGGTCTTTACTCAGAAAATGTGCGAGTTTACGAGCTGTGAAAGCAAACGCTGATGATGAAGTTGTCATGCTAAATATTCTTGCAACAATTTCCGGCAGGTACTTTGGACAGTCAGAGAAGTGAAGGTATAATGGGCTGACTTTTAATTAGTTTCCCAGGATTCTCTATGATATACCCGCAAGAAAGACTCGTCTAGTCTTTTTGGCTGAAGCTTCATCCCTCtgttttttaaagtattttgcCTTTGATTATTGAGCAGACAGAGGTGATCGGCTTGTGGATGGGATACAGACATTTTCATTCCCTTTTCCCATGTTTTTTAGGTGATCAATTGTGCTTCTGCTGAAGGAGAAGGACAATGCCtttgaattttgtaatttaCATTTAATTATTGGGAGGAAATATTTTATAGTTCCcaagaatattttgaaaaattgtaCTTTGGTGATAATTTCTTCCCCGGCTTCCACACTTGAGATGTGTCTCCCGACTGAACTTTTTGGCTCAACAACTGAAGTCTCGATGTAAATCTCTTACTCAAAAATTATATGATTCACTGGCTGCGTAAAATCCTAGCTAAATGTTTTAGAATCAACTCTATAAGATTAACCTAGAATAATAATGCTGTTTTTCCTCATTCATGCGTCTGAATGGCACCTTAAATTTGTTGGAAACTATTTTGGGTTTCGAATTCTTATGAAACGATCCAGTTTTATGATTGGAAAATGGCACCGTAAATCGTAAAATGTGGACACAATACGAACACTGACTATATTCATCCTTCATACCAACAACACACCTAGCTCTTTATTGACAGTTATTATAAGAAGCATACAACGCCAATAATTCCATTTAGTTCCAAAAGAACTAACTCAAAAAGACTGATTACATGAGTCATGACAGATTCCAATAAACAAATATTACCATTCGAATACACATCCATCGAAGACCAAACTTGTATTTTCATAAGAGGTAAAACAGACAATCAGAGCAACATAAATACTCGTCTCTAGACGATAACCACACAATTGAATCAGATGGTGCTCCCCATCTTACAACATACATAGCAGAATTACGGAGACCCATTCAAGAGGACGACTTATAGGATGGGTTGAAAGCAATCTGCTCGCCACAAGAAAGCACTTCATGGGGTCCTGCCTCCTCACGCCCAACTCCCATCAAGTCGAGGTAATATAGGTAATGAGATATCAATACATTCATTGGATCAATCTCACCTTGCCCACAAATAAGATCACCATACAAAATATTCATTGTTGTGCCAAACCCTGGAACTCGTTTCTCCATGGTGTCATTTTTTGTGGGTTTCCAGTTTCCTACAAAAGCGTCGTGGGCTGAAGGTTGCCCTTTTTTCTTCGGGGTCATCCACATCGACATTGCAGACATGAAGGCTATTGTGGCATTTTGTTCGAGGTACTCAGGATGATTCAACAAATCTATCTTGATATCGTTACCTATTTTGCCATAGTTATGGTTCCTGAAACAAGAAAAGATGCAGTTTTCAATGATGTACTCAGCTCAACTATCATTTACACGATCCTTGTGTATTATGTAAATAACACTTGGAGGAGATGGTTTTAGCTAAATAAGGAGTAAACCATCAGCATCTCGCATTTTATGTATCAACTACAAGATTTCCGTTAAACATTCAGCATAGATATATTTCTTAAACACATTGAAagcttatttaaataaatataagtaGAAAATGAGCTCATCCAGAAGTCCTCATGGTCATAGCAACTAGAAACCAAAAAATCAGATAATCTTGGAATAATTTAAAGTCCAATTGCAGGTGATGAAACTAAGTATCCTAATATGGAACTTTCAACGAGAACgagaaaaatcaagaaaatgaaaatatccAATACCAGTAGACTGGAATAGCACCCCGACCATAGTATTGTGCTCCAGGAGAACACGGATACTCATATTTGAAGAAGTCGTCACAATAATCTTGACTAGGACTCATTTCCTTGTTGTAGCATAGCCCCCATGATAACGGTCCACCCGTGGCCACTCCATAACCACCTGCATCACGGTGTTTACACCAATTACTATACACAACTCACGGACAAGCAAAATGCAATCAAAAGGCCATTCGTCCAAAATAAATTTGAAGTGCAGGAGAAAGAAAAGTTGTATCCTCTCTACGATATGATTACGTGTCGGCTTTGCTATatacttttttttcaaatctatCCAGTCTATACCATTTAAAAGTTGTACACATGCATTTGCAGGGAGTTGATCCCGGGTATAGTTCAAAGGATGTTGTCACTTCATCTGCCTAGTTATGACTGAATTTTGCTACTACATAGCAAGAATTGTTTTTACATTGACCTTATGGATAGATACTagacaaaattttttatataaaccaTCAATACAATCTCGGGAGAATGTTGATTTTGATTGATTGTCTCCTTTCGTACCAAAATTCATAGTTTGAggcaactaaaaaaaatatatatttcgcAGTAAAGATGCTATTCATGGTTTTTCGAACAGTAAAGTAGCCAAGACTGATATTTCAGTCGATTGGCCTACAGGCAACAGGAAAGATATAGTAGCCAAGGGCTACGTAATCAACGGATGTAGCATATAACCTACAACTAACGTTTTTGCCCGGAACTTTGACGCGGCAGTGGCCGTTCCCGTGCGAAGCGGCCAGGACGGCAAACCCTGGAATCACTCTGTTCCCAAGTAACTCCAACGACAATTCACTTGTAGTTCAATAATCAAGATCGAGCCAAGAACAGAAGGTGagctcatataaaaaaaatattttttttttctaaatatgaAATTTCCTTTTTCTAACCATGTAATCATAAGTTTATGAGTCTACCTCCAGCATGAAAATGTTAAATTGCTAATTGGATTCACCAAAAAAAGACTAACATGAAGTTTTAGCGCCGACATGGCCAAGAAAAGCGGCAAGTTCCTTCATCTGCATGAGCTTGCCACCAGTGGTTCCAAAGCCCAACGGCTGATAAACGGCGGCAGACAAGATGAAAGATCTATAGTCCCAAAAGCCAACCGCGTGAGCAACGGGAGAATTCCTCTTGGAGAAGATATTCTCAAACTGGTAAGTCTGAAAGAATTTGGAAATGGTTTGATTGCAACAGTATGCTGAGAATCCCTTGCATTCCCATCCCTGATCACACATCCTCTTCCCACCAACTTTCTTCTCCTTGATCTCATCGTCCCCACTCACCATGCAAGCACAATAAACCACCATTGCCGGAATCAACAATGCCACCATAATTCTCCTGTTACCCATCATCATTGCTGCTCAAAAAAGTGAAAtaaaccaacaatattcttggtatatatgtattttatcgAGGATTTTTTTTGGAAGTAAGAAACGGAAAAAGAAGGCACAACCGatgattaattattataaaatgcaCGAAGTATCTTTAGGCGTGGCGTTAGATGTGATATTGCTGTCATGAAATTGAGACATTGTGATTGAACGGTGGAGATGAGCTCTGGTAAATGAAGAAGATGGTGGGTAGGCCGTTTGATTTGGAATGAAGCAACCATGGAAACAACTCCACCGACGCCTGAACTACCCATGCAAATGTTCACTAGTAAAATCCAAATTCATTAATATTCATATTCGATTGCATTAATACGTGTATTTTACAGTATTTGGTATAATTCAAATGTCGGCAtacatttatatttaataaatattgtttttttaacgACGATAAAACTCTCCGATGGTAGCTATATATTCTTATGTGGAAAATCGCAGGTAAGTTCTAGGACTAATAATATAACCTTCAAACCAATCATCAAAGTCAGTTAAATAGCACCGACAAACCTACAAGTTTATCCGAAAAAAGGATTGGTAAGAGAATTTCTACTATTAACGTGGCCAACATATACCGTAGATATATTACATTGCTGTATTGGTGGGGTTATCTTGATTCCAAATTCGGACTCTTGAGCAACAATTCCTTATGGTTGTTAATCAATACAACTTTATTCGGGCTATGTTATAACctgaataatttttttgcaaATCTTCAACAAATTTGATTGAAGTGTCGTGGGATGATTTTTTGAAATGCCAGGAATATAGCAGACgtaaaacaaatataaattgATTATTGGCCAATGTCTGGAAGGTATACATATCAAAAGATACATTTCAATAAACAAATCTTTAACTCAAAAACACATTCAACAAAGAACAGACTTGCATTTTCAATACCTGTAAAAAACCAAACAGCAACTTATAGGAACATGTTGCTCAACTTACTTACAGACGAACAATATAAACATTTCATTCAAGAAGATGACTTATAGGTTGGGTTAAAGGCGATCTGCTCGCCACAAGAAAGTACTTCGTGAGGGCCTGCCTCCTCTCGTCCAACTCCCATCAAGTCGAGGTAATATTGGTAGTGAGATATGCAAACATTCATCGGATCAATCTCACCTTGCCCACAGACAAGATCACCGTACAAAATATTCATCGTTGCACCAAACCCAGGAACTCGTTTCTCCATTGTGTCATTTTTGGTTGGTTTCCAGTTTCCGACAAACACATCGTGTGCTGAAGGTTGTCCCTTTTTCTTCGAGGTCATCCACATCGACATCGCAGCCATGAAGGCTGTTGTAGCATTTTGTTCGAGGTATTCAGGATGGTTCAACAAATCTACCTTGATATCCTTACCTAGCTTTCCATAATTATAGTTCCTGAAAACAAGAAAAGATGCACTTCTTATTAACTATCATTTACATGATCTTTTAaacagaatttaaaatatatttaaattcatgCTGGAGAGAGTTCTGAAACCCGCAttagatacaaaaataaaaacaaggaTCAAAAGGGCAACTGCAAATTATGTATTCCATTCCAAATGAGGTATGGATGGGAGCTACTGCAATAACCGCCCCTTCTGATTGTGAAAGATACACAAACGACTTAAACCACGTAACATActctttcttattttgaatCAATCATTTGCAAAGGAAAGATGCATCTGCAACCGTTGCTAATAGAGCCCATTGTGCAGGCTCAGGCATGCATGTGGGCCCAGGACCTGACAACCATGACTATTCGTGTTAATATTGGTCACAGGCTAAGAAAGAGAATCGATGACTCGAAGAGTTAATCTCCCGTGTTCATTGGCTCAACGGAGAGGAATTCGGAGATAATAGAAAATGCTCATAGATTCAACTCCTAATTGTCAGGTAAAGTTCATAATCCCTTTAAACATTTCGAACGACGATAAAAAAATGAGGTTGTAAAATATATAAAGTGTTTGATAATTTTGATCAGCTTTAAAATGTTTGTGTTTTCCGTTAAATAAGCGATCGTGTTTGTTCATATATTTATGTCTTTTCCAACCAAAATTCTAAAGCTCATGTTTAAATAAGCTTCCAAAACATGATTGTTCAGAATAAGTTTAGCATGGCACCCCTCACCGTTGTAGCAACAATACTGTCATCATTTAGGTGTGACAAAATCCAACAGCCACGTAAAAAACAAAGCCATTAAGCCGGTTGTCAGCTTCAAGAACTATAGAACGAATGGAGAAAATGAAAAGATCCATACCAGTAGACTGGAATAGCACCACGACCATGGTATTGTGCTCCAGGAGCACACGGATACTCATATTTAAAGAACTCGTCACAGTAATCTTGACTAGGACTCATTTCCTTATTGTAGCATAGGCCCCAGGCCAGTGGTCCACCCGTGGCCACTCCATAACCACCTGCATCATACTTTTCATGACTATTACCATACAAAGGCAATGCATCAAAAAGATATTTACATTGAGTAAACAAGAGTATATCCTTTTATACAATATGAGTTGCATCCAATGtgcttattttttatatttttcactgAAATACAAGAAATTAGGACAGCCATCAATTCAGACATCCATAGTCGTATTCGTCC encodes the following:
- the LOC140978458 gene encoding PTI1-like tyrosine-protein kinase 1; translated protein: MQRVRIAVDAARGLAYLHEKAHPSIIHRDIRSSNVLLFEDYKAKIADFNLSNQAPDMAARLHSTRVLGTFGYHAPEYAMTGQLTQKSDVYSFGVVLLELLTGRKPVDHTMPRGQQSLVTWATPRLSEDKVKQCVDPKLKGEYPPKGVAKLAAVAALCVQYEAEFRPNMSIVVKAMQPMLKSPAPAPEI
- the LOC140978455 gene encoding uncharacterized protein, encoding MAEVSKLNTVSEIGVSEIQEPIEEDAGLIGPPPLIISGKFGDDDTEENILETEKKRGKKPRAKHRKNKDTINGIMTFEKKEKKGLVYSRMEMEALRFEDLHGQKKKWLEVYCGLCPSVALEYDDLVNSDNNLEPAIYFDFDPRPQFQMAPTPPASMGENCCHPPENSSERFDLLNPTYRPPVNDEISCSGAEEEYSPDYTSDEDYSSIQKPAFLVTGEPDFDSGPPQDGLEYLRRVRWEASQIPDVAIAKIEKSELGKEQTIYIPQIPEIIDCPENFLPLKQWEDCFLAYFSELRLGFSQLDLQGSNAENSIEFQSVIFEYFNSFLSGYDSCPSEASSSPHTLEEPSTTSDSLALSSILEMDSAARTSKLKKHISLIENISTLSREDCLWLFALCVAVDSPLDADTSASLRSLLRKCASLRAVKANADDEVVMLNILATISGRYFGQSEK
- the LOC140978456 gene encoding chitinase-like protein 1, whose amino-acid sequence is MMMGNRRIMVALLIPAMVVYCACMVSGDDEIKEKKVGGKRMCDQGWECKGFSAYCCNQTISKFFQTYQFENIFSKRNSPVAHAVGFWDYRSFILSAAVYQPLGFGTTGGKLMQMKELAAFLGHVGAKTSCGYGVATGGPLSWGLCYNKEMSPSQDYCDDFFKYEYPCSPGAQYYGRGAIPVYWNHNYGKIGNDIKIDLLNHPEYLEQNATIAFMSAMSMWMTPKKKGQPSAHDAFVGNWKPTKNDTMEKRVPGFGTTMNILYGDLICGQGEIDPMNVLISHYLYYLDLMGVGREEAGPHEVLSCGEQIAFNPSYKSSS
- the LOC140978457 gene encoding chitinase-like protein 1, which translates into the protein MGNRGFAAILVALMVVHCACMVTAEDEIIVKKIGGKRVCRQGWECEGFSEHCCNETISKFFQTYQFENLFSKRNSPVAHAVGFWDYRSFILASSVYQPLGFGTTGGKLMQMKEVAAFLGHVGAKTSCGYGVATGGPLAWGLCYNKEMSPSQDYCDEFFKYEYPCAPGAQYHGRGAIPVYWNYNYGKLGKDIKVDLLNHPEYLEQNATTAFMAAMSMWMTSKKKGQPSAHDVFVGNWKPTKNDTMEKRVPGFGATMNILYGDLVCGQGEIDPMNVCISHYQYYLDLMGVGREEAGPHEVLSCGEQIAFNPTYKSSS